In a single window of the Sander lucioperca isolate FBNREF2018 chromosome 19, SLUC_FBN_1.2, whole genome shotgun sequence genome:
- the dtnba gene encoding dystrobrevin, beta a isoform X4 translates to MVMEEGGQRDRGRGTPVTAEAEGRQILVELGEQNLDAICLSTYRTACKLRFIQKRCNLHLIDIYNVIEAVRDAGLNAVELNAGISVTRLENLVSSLFNQLSKRLPTTHTINPRESTVLLVEFILAAIDGEPDSRLTVLSVKAMLATLCGGKLVDKLRYIFSQVSDSSGVLVQSKFDGFLREALKLPTAAHEGPSFGYTHTLARSCFPQQKRVMLNMFLDIVADPPPCLVWLPLMHRMANVEHVYHPVSCSYCRGNSMTGFRYRCLRCRGYQLCQNCFWRGNASGSHSNQHQMKEHSSWKSSATKLGRALSRTLGCVSSREPPHPIYPEEPERTLNLSNIVPSRPTGNTSEAMLLSSSVPESSTSLAAAQRMNEEHALIAAYVNRLQTTPSSVDSPRREDEEHKLIARYTSRLAETDSTGVIPNRSINFDVNKQKRELIAQLECKNREILAEIKRLRIEHDAACQASPGKGSTNPTLLAELRLLRQRKDELEQRMSSLQESRRELMVQLEGLMKLLKDEEQRQAAQAAGSSHTSPSRPSPSTVRSVGAASPQAHMYAPQDSLAGVGGDVQEAFAQGPRRNLRNDLLVAADSITNTVSSLVKELHSDDVREEEERLLNGKDRGEGED, encoded by the exons atggtgatggaggaggggggacagagagacagagggagggggacTCCAGTGACAGCAGAAGCAGAGGGGAGACAGATCCTCGTAGAGCTTG GGGAGCAGAACTTGGATGCCATTTGTCTCTCTACGTATCGAACAGCCTGCAAGCTCAGATTCATACAGAAGAGATGCAACT TGCATCTGATCGACATATACAATGTGATTGAGGCGGTGCGGGACGCTGGTCTGAACGCTGTAGAGCTGAACGCCGGCATCTCTGTGACCAGACTGGAGAACTTGGTGTCCTCCCTGTTCAACCAGCTCAGCAAGCGCCTgcccaccacacacaccatcaaCCCGCGAGAGAGCACCGTCCTGCTAGTTGAATTTATACTGGCCGCCATTGACGG TGAGCCTGACAGCCGTCTGACGGTGCTCTCTGTGAAGGCGATGCTAGCCACACTGTGTGGAGGGAAACTGGTAGATAAACTCCGCT atattTTTTCTCAGGTATCGGACTCCAGCGGTGTGTTGGTACAGTCCAAGTTTGATGGTTTTCTGAGGGAGGCTCTCAAGCTGCCCACCGCTGCACACGAAGGCCCGTCCTTTggctacacacacaccttaGCACGCTCATGCTTTCCACAACAG AAGAGGGTGATGCTCAACATGTTCCTCGATATCGTAGCTGACCCTCCTCCGTGTCTTGTCTGGCTGCCTCTCATGCACCGCATGGCCAACGTGGAgcatg tttatCATCCCGTGTCATGCTCCTACTGTCGTGGCAACAGCATGACGGGCTTCCGCTATCGCTGCCTCCGTTGCCGTGGGTACCAGCTCTGCCAGAACTGCTTCTGGCGTGGCAATGCCAGTGGCTCTCATAGCAACCAGCATCAGATGAAGGAGCACTCATCCTGG aagTCATCAGCGACAAAGCTTGGCCGAGCCCTGAGCAGGACTCTGGGCTGTGTGTCCTCCAGAGAGCCCCCTCATCCTATTTACCCAGAGGAACCTGAGAGGACCCTAAACCTCTCCAACATAGT cCCCTCTCGCCCCACTGGGAACACCAGTGAAGCCATGTTGCTGTCCTCATCAGTGCCCGAGTCCTCCACAAG TTTGGCAGCCGCTCAGCGTATGAATGAGGAACACGCTCTGATTGCTGCGTATGTGAATCGCCTCCAGACCACCCCAAG TAGTGTGGACAGTCCCAGAAGAGAAGATGAAGAGCACAAACTGATCGCCCGCTACACCTCCCGACTGGCAGAGACTGACAGCACAGGA gTGATACCTAACCGGAGCATCAACTTTGATGTGAACAAACAGAAGAGGGAGCTCATTGCTCAGCTGGAATGCAAAAACAG AGAGATCTTGGCAGAGATCAAACGTCTCCGTATAGAACATGACGCAGCGTGCCAGGCCAGTCCGGGGAAAGGCAGCACCAACCCGACTCTGCTGGCCGAGCTCCGTCTGCTCAG ACAAAGGAAAGATGAGCTGGAGCAGAGGATGTCATCTCTGCAAGAGAGCAGGAGGGAACTGATGGTGCAGCTCGAGGGACTGATGAAGTTGCTcaag GATGAGGAACAACGACAGGCA GCGCAGGCGGCTGGTTCTTCTCACACCTCTCCTTCTCGACCGAGCCCATCAACCGTCCGCTCCGTAGGCGCTGCATCTCCCCAGGCTCACATGTACGCTCCTCAAGATTCCCTCGCTGGGGTTGGTGGTGACGTACAAGAAGCATTTGCCCAAG GCCCGAGAAGGAACCTGAGGAATGACCTTCTGGTAGCAGCCGACTCCATCACCAACACTGTGTCCTCACTGGTCAAAGAGCTCCActctg ATGATGTtcgggaggaagaggagagattGCTAAACGGGAAGGATAGAG GAGAAGGGGAGGACTGA
- the dtnba gene encoding dystrobrevin, beta a isoform X2 — translation MVMEEGGQRDRGRGTPVTAEAEGRQILVELGEQNLDAICLSTYRTACKLRFIQKRCNLHLIDIYNVIEAVRDAGLNAVELNAGISVTRLENLVSSLFNQLSKRLPTTHTINPRESTVLLVEFILAAIDGEPDSRLTVLSVKAMLATLCGGKLVDKLRYIFSQVSDSSGVLVQSKFDGFLREALKLPTAAHEGPSFGYTHTLARSCFPQQKRVMLNMFLDIVADPPPCLVWLPLMHRMANVEHVYHPVSCSYCRGNSMTGFRYRCLRCRGYQLCQNCFWRGNASGSHSNQHQMKEHSSWKSSATKLGRALSRTLGCVSSREPPHPIYPEEPERTLNLSNIVPSRPTGNTSEAMLLSSSVPESSTSLAAAQRMNEEHALIAAYVNRLQTTPSVDSPRREDEEHKLIARYTSRLAETDSTGVIPNRSINFDVNKQKRELIAQLECKNREILAEIKRLRIEHDAACQASPGKGSTNPTLLAELRLLRQRKDELEQRMSSLQESRRELMVQLEGLMKLLKDEEQRQAAQAAGSSHTSPSRPSPSTVRSVGAASPQAHMYAPQDSLAGVGGDVQEAFAQGPRRNLRNDLLVAADSITNTVSSLVKELHSDDVREEEERLLNGKDRGALSRLHCSKLHKYAISLAMLYGAPPLYKRTACRDEAVKLLPGLLTEPRPNAYKNTNLQY, via the exons atggtgatggaggaggggggacagagagacagagggagggggacTCCAGTGACAGCAGAAGCAGAGGGGAGACAGATCCTCGTAGAGCTTG GGGAGCAGAACTTGGATGCCATTTGTCTCTCTACGTATCGAACAGCCTGCAAGCTCAGATTCATACAGAAGAGATGCAACT TGCATCTGATCGACATATACAATGTGATTGAGGCGGTGCGGGACGCTGGTCTGAACGCTGTAGAGCTGAACGCCGGCATCTCTGTGACCAGACTGGAGAACTTGGTGTCCTCCCTGTTCAACCAGCTCAGCAAGCGCCTgcccaccacacacaccatcaaCCCGCGAGAGAGCACCGTCCTGCTAGTTGAATTTATACTGGCCGCCATTGACGG TGAGCCTGACAGCCGTCTGACGGTGCTCTCTGTGAAGGCGATGCTAGCCACACTGTGTGGAGGGAAACTGGTAGATAAACTCCGCT atattTTTTCTCAGGTATCGGACTCCAGCGGTGTGTTGGTACAGTCCAAGTTTGATGGTTTTCTGAGGGAGGCTCTCAAGCTGCCCACCGCTGCACACGAAGGCCCGTCCTTTggctacacacacaccttaGCACGCTCATGCTTTCCACAACAG AAGAGGGTGATGCTCAACATGTTCCTCGATATCGTAGCTGACCCTCCTCCGTGTCTTGTCTGGCTGCCTCTCATGCACCGCATGGCCAACGTGGAgcatg tttatCATCCCGTGTCATGCTCCTACTGTCGTGGCAACAGCATGACGGGCTTCCGCTATCGCTGCCTCCGTTGCCGTGGGTACCAGCTCTGCCAGAACTGCTTCTGGCGTGGCAATGCCAGTGGCTCTCATAGCAACCAGCATCAGATGAAGGAGCACTCATCCTGG aagTCATCAGCGACAAAGCTTGGCCGAGCCCTGAGCAGGACTCTGGGCTGTGTGTCCTCCAGAGAGCCCCCTCATCCTATTTACCCAGAGGAACCTGAGAGGACCCTAAACCTCTCCAACATAGT cCCCTCTCGCCCCACTGGGAACACCAGTGAAGCCATGTTGCTGTCCTCATCAGTGCCCGAGTCCTCCACAAG TTTGGCAGCCGCTCAGCGTATGAATGAGGAACACGCTCTGATTGCTGCGTATGTGAATCGCCTCCAGACCACCCCAAG TGTGGACAGTCCCAGAAGAGAAGATGAAGAGCACAAACTGATCGCCCGCTACACCTCCCGACTGGCAGAGACTGACAGCACAGGA gTGATACCTAACCGGAGCATCAACTTTGATGTGAACAAACAGAAGAGGGAGCTCATTGCTCAGCTGGAATGCAAAAACAG AGAGATCTTGGCAGAGATCAAACGTCTCCGTATAGAACATGACGCAGCGTGCCAGGCCAGTCCGGGGAAAGGCAGCACCAACCCGACTCTGCTGGCCGAGCTCCGTCTGCTCAG ACAAAGGAAAGATGAGCTGGAGCAGAGGATGTCATCTCTGCAAGAGAGCAGGAGGGAACTGATGGTGCAGCTCGAGGGACTGATGAAGTTGCTcaag GATGAGGAACAACGACAGGCA GCGCAGGCGGCTGGTTCTTCTCACACCTCTCCTTCTCGACCGAGCCCATCAACCGTCCGCTCCGTAGGCGCTGCATCTCCCCAGGCTCACATGTACGCTCCTCAAGATTCCCTCGCTGGGGTTGGTGGTGACGTACAAGAAGCATTTGCCCAAG GCCCGAGAAGGAACCTGAGGAATGACCTTCTGGTAGCAGCCGACTCCATCACCAACACTGTGTCCTCACTGGTCAAAGAGCTCCActctg ATGATGTtcgggaggaagaggagagattGCTAAACGGGAAGGATAGAG GTGCTCTCTCTCGTCTGCATTGCAGCAAGCTTCATAAATATGCCATCTCATTAGCCATGCTTTATGGAGCCCCTCCTCTATACAAGAGGACCGCCTGCAGAGACGAAGCGGTGAAACTACTTCCTGGTCTGCTCACTGAGCCCAGACCAAACGCTTATAAGAATACTAACCTGCAGTACTAA
- the dtnba gene encoding dystrobrevin, beta a isoform X5: MVMEEGGQRDRGRGTPVTAEAEGRQILVELGEQNLDAICLSTYRTACKLRFIQKRCNLHLIDIYNVIEAVRDAGLNAVELNAGISVTRLENLVSSLFNQLSKRLPTTHTINPRESTVLLVEFILAAIDGEPDSRLTVLSVKAMLATLCGGKLVDKLRYIFSQVSDSSGVLVQSKFDGFLREALKLPTAAHEGPSFGYTHTLARSCFPQQKRVMLNMFLDIVADPPPCLVWLPLMHRMANVEHVYHPVSCSYCRGNSMTGFRYRCLRCRGYQLCQNCFWRGNASGSHSNQHQMKEHSSWKSSATKLGRALSRTLGCVSSREPPHPIYPEEPERTLNLSNIVPSRPTGNTSEAMLLSSSVPESSTSLAAAQRMNEEHALIAAYVNRLQTTPSSVDSPRREDEEHKLIARYTSRLAETDSTGVIPNRSINFDVNKQKRELIAQLECKNREILAEIKRLRIEHDAACQASPGKGSTNPTLLAELRLLRQRKDELEQRMSSLQESRRELMVQLEGLMKLLKDEEQRQAAQAAGSSHTSPSRPSPSTVRSVGAASPQAHMYAPQDSLAGVGGDVQEAFAQGPRRNLRNDLLVAADSITNTVSSLVKELHSDDVREEEERLLNGKDRAG, translated from the exons atggtgatggaggaggggggacagagagacagagggagggggacTCCAGTGACAGCAGAAGCAGAGGGGAGACAGATCCTCGTAGAGCTTG GGGAGCAGAACTTGGATGCCATTTGTCTCTCTACGTATCGAACAGCCTGCAAGCTCAGATTCATACAGAAGAGATGCAACT TGCATCTGATCGACATATACAATGTGATTGAGGCGGTGCGGGACGCTGGTCTGAACGCTGTAGAGCTGAACGCCGGCATCTCTGTGACCAGACTGGAGAACTTGGTGTCCTCCCTGTTCAACCAGCTCAGCAAGCGCCTgcccaccacacacaccatcaaCCCGCGAGAGAGCACCGTCCTGCTAGTTGAATTTATACTGGCCGCCATTGACGG TGAGCCTGACAGCCGTCTGACGGTGCTCTCTGTGAAGGCGATGCTAGCCACACTGTGTGGAGGGAAACTGGTAGATAAACTCCGCT atattTTTTCTCAGGTATCGGACTCCAGCGGTGTGTTGGTACAGTCCAAGTTTGATGGTTTTCTGAGGGAGGCTCTCAAGCTGCCCACCGCTGCACACGAAGGCCCGTCCTTTggctacacacacaccttaGCACGCTCATGCTTTCCACAACAG AAGAGGGTGATGCTCAACATGTTCCTCGATATCGTAGCTGACCCTCCTCCGTGTCTTGTCTGGCTGCCTCTCATGCACCGCATGGCCAACGTGGAgcatg tttatCATCCCGTGTCATGCTCCTACTGTCGTGGCAACAGCATGACGGGCTTCCGCTATCGCTGCCTCCGTTGCCGTGGGTACCAGCTCTGCCAGAACTGCTTCTGGCGTGGCAATGCCAGTGGCTCTCATAGCAACCAGCATCAGATGAAGGAGCACTCATCCTGG aagTCATCAGCGACAAAGCTTGGCCGAGCCCTGAGCAGGACTCTGGGCTGTGTGTCCTCCAGAGAGCCCCCTCATCCTATTTACCCAGAGGAACCTGAGAGGACCCTAAACCTCTCCAACATAGT cCCCTCTCGCCCCACTGGGAACACCAGTGAAGCCATGTTGCTGTCCTCATCAGTGCCCGAGTCCTCCACAAG TTTGGCAGCCGCTCAGCGTATGAATGAGGAACACGCTCTGATTGCTGCGTATGTGAATCGCCTCCAGACCACCCCAAG TAGTGTGGACAGTCCCAGAAGAGAAGATGAAGAGCACAAACTGATCGCCCGCTACACCTCCCGACTGGCAGAGACTGACAGCACAGGA gTGATACCTAACCGGAGCATCAACTTTGATGTGAACAAACAGAAGAGGGAGCTCATTGCTCAGCTGGAATGCAAAAACAG AGAGATCTTGGCAGAGATCAAACGTCTCCGTATAGAACATGACGCAGCGTGCCAGGCCAGTCCGGGGAAAGGCAGCACCAACCCGACTCTGCTGGCCGAGCTCCGTCTGCTCAG ACAAAGGAAAGATGAGCTGGAGCAGAGGATGTCATCTCTGCAAGAGAGCAGGAGGGAACTGATGGTGCAGCTCGAGGGACTGATGAAGTTGCTcaag GATGAGGAACAACGACAGGCA GCGCAGGCGGCTGGTTCTTCTCACACCTCTCCTTCTCGACCGAGCCCATCAACCGTCCGCTCCGTAGGCGCTGCATCTCCCCAGGCTCACATGTACGCTCCTCAAGATTCCCTCGCTGGGGTTGGTGGTGACGTACAAGAAGCATTTGCCCAAG GCCCGAGAAGGAACCTGAGGAATGACCTTCTGGTAGCAGCCGACTCCATCACCAACACTGTGTCCTCACTGGTCAAAGAGCTCCActctg ATGATGTtcgggaggaagaggagagattGCTAAACGGGAAGGATAGAG cAGGTTAA
- the dtnba gene encoding dystrobrevin, beta a isoform X1, protein MVMEEGGQRDRGRGTPVTAEAEGRQILVELGEQNLDAICLSTYRTACKLRFIQKRCNLHLIDIYNVIEAVRDAGLNAVELNAGISVTRLENLVSSLFNQLSKRLPTTHTINPRESTVLLVEFILAAIDGEPDSRLTVLSVKAMLATLCGGKLVDKLRYIFSQVSDSSGVLVQSKFDGFLREALKLPTAAHEGPSFGYTHTLARSCFPQQKRVMLNMFLDIVADPPPCLVWLPLMHRMANVEHVYHPVSCSYCRGNSMTGFRYRCLRCRGYQLCQNCFWRGNASGSHSNQHQMKEHSSWKSSATKLGRALSRTLGCVSSREPPHPIYPEEPERTLNLSNIVPSRPTGNTSEAMLLSSSVPESSTSLAAAQRMNEEHALIAAYVNRLQTTPSSVDSPRREDEEHKLIARYTSRLAETDSTGVIPNRSINFDVNKQKRELIAQLECKNREILAEIKRLRIEHDAACQASPGKGSTNPTLLAELRLLRQRKDELEQRMSSLQESRRELMVQLEGLMKLLKDEEQRQAAQAAGSSHTSPSRPSPSTVRSVGAASPQAHMYAPQDSLAGVGGDVQEAFAQGPRRNLRNDLLVAADSITNTVSSLVKELHSDDVREEEERLLNGKDRGALSRLHCSKLHKYAISLAMLYGAPPLYKRTACRDEAVKLLPGLLTEPRPNAYKNTNLQY, encoded by the exons atggtgatggaggaggggggacagagagacagagggagggggacTCCAGTGACAGCAGAAGCAGAGGGGAGACAGATCCTCGTAGAGCTTG GGGAGCAGAACTTGGATGCCATTTGTCTCTCTACGTATCGAACAGCCTGCAAGCTCAGATTCATACAGAAGAGATGCAACT TGCATCTGATCGACATATACAATGTGATTGAGGCGGTGCGGGACGCTGGTCTGAACGCTGTAGAGCTGAACGCCGGCATCTCTGTGACCAGACTGGAGAACTTGGTGTCCTCCCTGTTCAACCAGCTCAGCAAGCGCCTgcccaccacacacaccatcaaCCCGCGAGAGAGCACCGTCCTGCTAGTTGAATTTATACTGGCCGCCATTGACGG TGAGCCTGACAGCCGTCTGACGGTGCTCTCTGTGAAGGCGATGCTAGCCACACTGTGTGGAGGGAAACTGGTAGATAAACTCCGCT atattTTTTCTCAGGTATCGGACTCCAGCGGTGTGTTGGTACAGTCCAAGTTTGATGGTTTTCTGAGGGAGGCTCTCAAGCTGCCCACCGCTGCACACGAAGGCCCGTCCTTTggctacacacacaccttaGCACGCTCATGCTTTCCACAACAG AAGAGGGTGATGCTCAACATGTTCCTCGATATCGTAGCTGACCCTCCTCCGTGTCTTGTCTGGCTGCCTCTCATGCACCGCATGGCCAACGTGGAgcatg tttatCATCCCGTGTCATGCTCCTACTGTCGTGGCAACAGCATGACGGGCTTCCGCTATCGCTGCCTCCGTTGCCGTGGGTACCAGCTCTGCCAGAACTGCTTCTGGCGTGGCAATGCCAGTGGCTCTCATAGCAACCAGCATCAGATGAAGGAGCACTCATCCTGG aagTCATCAGCGACAAAGCTTGGCCGAGCCCTGAGCAGGACTCTGGGCTGTGTGTCCTCCAGAGAGCCCCCTCATCCTATTTACCCAGAGGAACCTGAGAGGACCCTAAACCTCTCCAACATAGT cCCCTCTCGCCCCACTGGGAACACCAGTGAAGCCATGTTGCTGTCCTCATCAGTGCCCGAGTCCTCCACAAG TTTGGCAGCCGCTCAGCGTATGAATGAGGAACACGCTCTGATTGCTGCGTATGTGAATCGCCTCCAGACCACCCCAAG TAGTGTGGACAGTCCCAGAAGAGAAGATGAAGAGCACAAACTGATCGCCCGCTACACCTCCCGACTGGCAGAGACTGACAGCACAGGA gTGATACCTAACCGGAGCATCAACTTTGATGTGAACAAACAGAAGAGGGAGCTCATTGCTCAGCTGGAATGCAAAAACAG AGAGATCTTGGCAGAGATCAAACGTCTCCGTATAGAACATGACGCAGCGTGCCAGGCCAGTCCGGGGAAAGGCAGCACCAACCCGACTCTGCTGGCCGAGCTCCGTCTGCTCAG ACAAAGGAAAGATGAGCTGGAGCAGAGGATGTCATCTCTGCAAGAGAGCAGGAGGGAACTGATGGTGCAGCTCGAGGGACTGATGAAGTTGCTcaag GATGAGGAACAACGACAGGCA GCGCAGGCGGCTGGTTCTTCTCACACCTCTCCTTCTCGACCGAGCCCATCAACCGTCCGCTCCGTAGGCGCTGCATCTCCCCAGGCTCACATGTACGCTCCTCAAGATTCCCTCGCTGGGGTTGGTGGTGACGTACAAGAAGCATTTGCCCAAG GCCCGAGAAGGAACCTGAGGAATGACCTTCTGGTAGCAGCCGACTCCATCACCAACACTGTGTCCTCACTGGTCAAAGAGCTCCActctg ATGATGTtcgggaggaagaggagagattGCTAAACGGGAAGGATAGAG GTGCTCTCTCTCGTCTGCATTGCAGCAAGCTTCATAAATATGCCATCTCATTAGCCATGCTTTATGGAGCCCCTCCTCTATACAAGAGGACCGCCTGCAGAGACGAAGCGGTGAAACTACTTCCTGGTCTGCTCACTGAGCCCAGACCAAACGCTTATAAGAATACTAACCTGCAGTACTAA
- the dtnba gene encoding dystrobrevin, beta a isoform X6, with amino-acid sequence MVMEEGGQRDRGRGTPVTAEAEGRQILVELGEQNLDAICLSTYRTACKLRFIQKRCNLHLIDIYNVIEAVRDAGLNAVELNAGISVTRLENLVSSLFNQLSKRLPTTHTINPRESTVLLVEFILAAIDGEPDSRLTVLSVKAMLATLCGGKLVDKLRYIFSQVSDSSGVLVQSKFDGFLREALKLPTAAHEGPSFGYTHTLARSCFPQQKRVMLNMFLDIVADPPPCLVWLPLMHRMANVEHVYHPVSCSYCRGNSMTGFRYRCLRCRGYQLCQNCFWRGNASGSHSNQHQMKEHSSWKSSATKLGRALSRTLGCVSSREPPHPIYPEEPERTLNLSNIVPSRPTGNTSEAMLLSSSVPESSTSLAAAQRMNEEHALIAAYVNRLQTTPSSVDSPRREDEEHKLIARYTSRLAETDSTGVIPNRSINFDVNKQKRELIAQLECKNREILAEIKRLRIEHDAACQASPGKGSTNPTLLAELRLLRQRKDELEQRMSSLQESRRELMVQLEGLMKLLKDEEQRQAAQAAGSSHTSPSRPSPSTVRSVGAASPQAHMYAPQDSLAGVGGDVQEAFAQGPRRNLRNDLLVAADSITNTVSSLVKELHSDDVREEEERLLNGKDRG; translated from the exons atggtgatggaggaggggggacagagagacagagggagggggacTCCAGTGACAGCAGAAGCAGAGGGGAGACAGATCCTCGTAGAGCTTG GGGAGCAGAACTTGGATGCCATTTGTCTCTCTACGTATCGAACAGCCTGCAAGCTCAGATTCATACAGAAGAGATGCAACT TGCATCTGATCGACATATACAATGTGATTGAGGCGGTGCGGGACGCTGGTCTGAACGCTGTAGAGCTGAACGCCGGCATCTCTGTGACCAGACTGGAGAACTTGGTGTCCTCCCTGTTCAACCAGCTCAGCAAGCGCCTgcccaccacacacaccatcaaCCCGCGAGAGAGCACCGTCCTGCTAGTTGAATTTATACTGGCCGCCATTGACGG TGAGCCTGACAGCCGTCTGACGGTGCTCTCTGTGAAGGCGATGCTAGCCACACTGTGTGGAGGGAAACTGGTAGATAAACTCCGCT atattTTTTCTCAGGTATCGGACTCCAGCGGTGTGTTGGTACAGTCCAAGTTTGATGGTTTTCTGAGGGAGGCTCTCAAGCTGCCCACCGCTGCACACGAAGGCCCGTCCTTTggctacacacacaccttaGCACGCTCATGCTTTCCACAACAG AAGAGGGTGATGCTCAACATGTTCCTCGATATCGTAGCTGACCCTCCTCCGTGTCTTGTCTGGCTGCCTCTCATGCACCGCATGGCCAACGTGGAgcatg tttatCATCCCGTGTCATGCTCCTACTGTCGTGGCAACAGCATGACGGGCTTCCGCTATCGCTGCCTCCGTTGCCGTGGGTACCAGCTCTGCCAGAACTGCTTCTGGCGTGGCAATGCCAGTGGCTCTCATAGCAACCAGCATCAGATGAAGGAGCACTCATCCTGG aagTCATCAGCGACAAAGCTTGGCCGAGCCCTGAGCAGGACTCTGGGCTGTGTGTCCTCCAGAGAGCCCCCTCATCCTATTTACCCAGAGGAACCTGAGAGGACCCTAAACCTCTCCAACATAGT cCCCTCTCGCCCCACTGGGAACACCAGTGAAGCCATGTTGCTGTCCTCATCAGTGCCCGAGTCCTCCACAAG TTTGGCAGCCGCTCAGCGTATGAATGAGGAACACGCTCTGATTGCTGCGTATGTGAATCGCCTCCAGACCACCCCAAG TAGTGTGGACAGTCCCAGAAGAGAAGATGAAGAGCACAAACTGATCGCCCGCTACACCTCCCGACTGGCAGAGACTGACAGCACAGGA gTGATACCTAACCGGAGCATCAACTTTGATGTGAACAAACAGAAGAGGGAGCTCATTGCTCAGCTGGAATGCAAAAACAG AGAGATCTTGGCAGAGATCAAACGTCTCCGTATAGAACATGACGCAGCGTGCCAGGCCAGTCCGGGGAAAGGCAGCACCAACCCGACTCTGCTGGCCGAGCTCCGTCTGCTCAG ACAAAGGAAAGATGAGCTGGAGCAGAGGATGTCATCTCTGCAAGAGAGCAGGAGGGAACTGATGGTGCAGCTCGAGGGACTGATGAAGTTGCTcaag GATGAGGAACAACGACAGGCA GCGCAGGCGGCTGGTTCTTCTCACACCTCTCCTTCTCGACCGAGCCCATCAACCGTCCGCTCCGTAGGCGCTGCATCTCCCCAGGCTCACATGTACGCTCCTCAAGATTCCCTCGCTGGGGTTGGTGGTGACGTACAAGAAGCATTTGCCCAAG GCCCGAGAAGGAACCTGAGGAATGACCTTCTGGTAGCAGCCGACTCCATCACCAACACTGTGTCCTCACTGGTCAAAGAGCTCCActctg ATGATGTtcgggaggaagaggagagattGCTAAACGGGAAGGATAGAG GTTAA